CCGCCAGCACCGAGGAGACGAGGAGTTGCGAATAGGCTTCCTGGGGATCGTCGAGCACCTGGTCGGTCAGGCCGGTCTCGACGACCCGCCCGTGCCGCATCACCATGATGCGGTGCGACAGAAGGCGCGCCACCGCCAGATCATGCGTGACGATGATGACAGCCAGACCAAGCTCCGCCACCAGGCCGCGGATGAGGTCGAGCAGGCGGGCCTGGACCGAGACGTCGAGGCCGGAGGTCGGCTCGTCCATGAACACCAGGCGCGGATGGGTGACGAGGTTGCGGGCGATCTGCAGGCGCTGGCGCATGCCGCCGGAGAAGGCGGCCGGCGTCTCGTCGATGCGGTCGGAGGCGATCTCCACCCGGCCGAGCCAGTCGAGCGCCGCGCCGCGGATGTTGCCGTAGTGCCGGGCGCCGATCGCCATCAATCGCTCGCCGACATTGCCGCCGGCCGAGACGCCCATGCGCAGGCCCTCGCGGGCGTCCTGGCGCACGAAGCCCCAGTCGGTGCGCAGGAGGAAGCGCCGCTCCGCCTCGGTGAGGGCGAGGAGATCGCGCGTCTCGCCGTCCCGCATGCGGTAGAGCACCTGCCCGGCGCTCGGCTCCAGCTCGGTGGAGAGCAGGCCGAGCAGGGTGGACTTGCCGGAGCCGGATTCGCCGACCACCGCCAGCACCTCGCCTTCGTGGATGTCGAAGGAGACATCGGCGCAGCCGAGCTGCCGGCCGTAATATTTGGTGAGGCTCCTGGCGGAGAGCAGGGGGCTGTCGGAGAGGGGGACGTCAGGCATGGGGGGCTCCCAGGGGTGGGTGGGTGGCGGTGAGCTTGGGGAGCCGGCTGAGGGGACCGGGCGCAGGACAAGACGCGACGCCCGCCATTTCCCTTCCCCCTTGTGGGGAAGGGTTAGGGATGGGGGTCGTGCAGAATGAAGCGAAGCGGCTGGTAAAGGGCGCTCCGCGACATGCGTCGCGCTCTACTTGGATGGACCCCCACCCCTCACCCCTCCCCACAAGGGGGAGGGGGGCGGTTGGCGTCGTGGGCGAAGCGGCGATGCGGCGATCGAACCTACCCATGCCGCACCTCCCCGGCCGGCGCCTCGCCCAGCATGGCGCCCCTGTGGCCGCCCGCGCGGCGGGCGGCGCAGAAATCCGTGTCGGAGCACACGAACATGCGTCCGCCGCGGTCGTCGAGCACCACCTCGTCGAGATAGGCGCTCTCGGCGGCGCAGAGCGCGCAGGGCTGGGCGAAGCTCTGGATGCGGAAGGGGTGGTCCTCGAAATCGAGGCTGCGCACCCTTGTGTGCGGCGGCACGGCATAGATGCGCTTCTCGCGGCCGGCGCCGAAGAGCTGCAGCGCCGCGCAGTCGTCCAGCTTCGGATTGTCGAACTTGGGGACCGGCGAGGGGTTCATGACGTAGCGGCCGGCCACCTCCACGGGATAATCATAGGTGGTGGCGATGTGGCCGTGCCGGGCGATGTCCTCGTAGAGCTTGACGTGCATCAGCCCGTAATCGGCCAGCGCATGCAGCTTGCGCGTCTCGGTCTCGCGCGGCTCGAGGAAGCGCAGCGGCTCGGGGATCGGCACCTGGTAGACCAGGATCTGGCCCTCGGCCAGCTGGGTCTCGGGCACGCGATGGCGCGTCTGGATGATCGTTGCCTCCGCCGTGACGGTGGTGGTGGCCACCCCCGCGGTCTTGCCGAAGAACTTGCGGATCGAGACGGCGTTGGTGGTGTCGTCCGAGCCCTGGTCGATCACCTTGAGCGTGTCGTCCGGGCCGATCACCGCCGCGGTGACCTGCACGCCGCCGGTGCCCCAGCCATAGGGCATCGGCATCTCGCGCGAGGCGAAGGGCACCTGGTAGCCGGGGATGGCGATCGCCTTGAGGATGGCGCGGCGGATCATCCGCTTGGTCTGCTCGTCGAGATAAGCGAAGTTGTAGCCGGTCCCGGCCGTCGGATCGTTGCCGCTCATTCCGCCGCCTCCTTCAAGGGCATGGCCTGCGCCGCATGCTCCGCTCGCATCCGGCGCACCAGGTCGAGCTCGGCCTGGAAGTCGACATAATGCGGCAGCTTCAGGTGCTCGACGAAGCCGGTCGCCTGCACGTTGTCGCAGTGGGAGAGGACGAACTCCTCGTCCTGTGCCGGGGCGCCGCGCTCCTCGCCGAATTCGCCGGCACGCAGCGCCCGGTCGACCAGCGCCATCGACATGGCCTTGCGCTCGAGCTGGCCGAACACGAGGCCGTAGCCGCGGGTGAACTGCGGCGGCACCTCGGCAGAGCCGTGGAACTGGTTGACCATCTGGCATTCCGTCAGCGCGACGCGCCCGAGCGGCACGGGGAAGCCGAGCTCCTCCGGCACGAACTCGACCTCGATCTCGCCGAAGCGGATCTCGCCGACGAAGGGGTGGGTTCGACCGAAGCCGCGCTGGGTGGAATAGGCGAGCCCGAGCAGGAAGCCCTCGTCGCCGCGGGCCAGCGCCTGCAGGCGGATGTCGCGCTCGACCGGGAAATCGATCGGCGTGCGGGTGAGATCGCCGATCTCGGCCTCGTCGGGCGCCGTGGCCTCGCGCGCGATCAGGCCCTCGCCGTCGAGAATGTCGGTGACACGGGCCGTCGGCCCTGCCGGTGCCTCGGCCTCGGCCGGCGCGTCCTCACCGAGATCGGCCTCGGCGGCGAGAGCGAAGTCGATCAGGCGATGCGTGTAGTCGAAGGTCGGGCCGAGCACCTGGCCGCCCGGCAGGTCCTTGAAGGTGGCGGAGATGCGCCGGCGGATCGCCATGGCGCTGGTGTCGAGCGGCTCGGCATGGCCGAAGCGCGGCAGGGTGGTGCGGAAGGCGCGGGTGAGGAAGATCGCCTCGATCAGGTCGCCGCGGGCTTGCTTGATCGCGGTCGCGGCGAGGCTGCGGTCGTAGAGCGAGCCCTCGGCCATGACGCGGTCGACGGCCAGGGTGAGCTGGCCCTCGATCTGGCCGATGCCGATCTCGGGGATGGCGGGGTCGCCGCGGCGAACCTGCGCCAGCAGCCGATGGGCGTTGTCGATGGCCTGTTCACCACCTTTGACGGCGACATACATCTAGACCTCCGGAAGGCTGGTGGAACGGGGCAGGGCGGCGACGCCGCCGGCGGCGACGAAGAGGAGGTCGACGCCGCGCGGGAACAGCCGGTGGTTGGCCCGGGCCTGGGCGGCGAAGTCGGCCGGCAGCGGCCGTACGGCGAGCGCGGCGCGGCCCTTGATGCCCG
The window above is part of the Labrys wisconsinensis genome. Proteins encoded here:
- the phnK gene encoding phosphonate C-P lyase system protein PhnK; this translates as MPDVPLSDSPLLSARSLTKYYGRQLGCADVSFDIHEGEVLAVVGESGSGKSTLLGLLSTELEPSAGQVLYRMRDGETRDLLALTEAERRFLLRTDWGFVRQDAREGLRMGVSAGGNVGERLMAIGARHYGNIRGAALDWLGRVEIASDRIDETPAAFSGGMRQRLQIARNLVTHPRLVFMDEPTSGLDVSVQARLLDLIRGLVAELGLAVIIVTHDLAVARLLSHRIMVMRHGRVVETGLTDQVLDDPQEAYSQLLVSSVLAA
- a CDS encoding alpha-D-ribose 1-methylphosphonate 5-phosphate C-P-lyase PhnJ produces the protein MSGNDPTAGTGYNFAYLDEQTKRMIRRAILKAIAIPGYQVPFASREMPMPYGWGTGGVQVTAAVIGPDDTLKVIDQGSDDTTNAVSIRKFFGKTAGVATTTVTAEATIIQTRHRVPETQLAEGQILVYQVPIPEPLRFLEPRETETRKLHALADYGLMHVKLYEDIARHGHIATTYDYPVEVAGRYVMNPSPVPKFDNPKLDDCAALQLFGAGREKRIYAVPPHTRVRSLDFEDHPFRIQSFAQPCALCAAESAYLDEVVLDDRGGRMFVCSDTDFCAARRAGGHRGAMLGEAPAGEVRHG
- a CDS encoding carbon-phosphorus lyase complex subunit PhnI, with translation MYVAVKGGEQAIDNAHRLLAQVRRGDPAIPEIGIGQIEGQLTLAVDRVMAEGSLYDRSLAATAIKQARGDLIEAIFLTRAFRTTLPRFGHAEPLDTSAMAIRRRISATFKDLPGGQVLGPTFDYTHRLIDFALAAEADLGEDAPAEAEAPAGPTARVTDILDGEGLIAREATAPDEAEIGDLTRTPIDFPVERDIRLQALARGDEGFLLGLAYSTQRGFGRTHPFVGEIRFGEIEVEFVPEELGFPVPLGRVALTECQMVNQFHGSAEVPPQFTRGYGLVFGQLERKAMSMALVDRALRAGEFGEERGAPAQDEEFVLSHCDNVQATGFVEHLKLPHYVDFQAELDLVRRMRAEHAAQAMPLKEAAE